The segment ATAGAACTAGCTCgaaccgaagaagaagagaaactgcGGCAGGCTCGCGAACAAGATGAGCAGCAAAGAAGATTAGAAGAAGAGGCTAGAGAAGCTGCTTTCAGAAACGAGCAGGAGAGAGTAGAGGCTGCAAGGAGGGCAGAAGAGTTGAGAAAGtcaaaagaagaggagaaacatAGGTTGCTCATGGAGGAAGAAAGGAGGAAGCAGGCTGCTAAGCAAAAGCTTCTAGAGTTGGAAGAAAAAATATCCAGGAG is part of the Camelina sativa cultivar DH55 unplaced genomic scaffold, Cs unpScaffold10075, whole genome shotgun sequence genome and harbors:
- the LOC109131969 gene encoding vicilin-like seed storage protein At2g18540, producing LARTEEEEKLRQAREQDEQQRRLEEEAREAAFRNEQERVEAARRAEELRKSKEEEKHRLLMEEERRKQAAKQKLLELEEKISRRQAEAAKGCSSSSTVSEDKFLDIVKEKESADVVDWEDSERMVDRI